In Candidatus Methanomethylophilus alvi Mx1201, a genomic segment contains:
- a CDS encoding tetratricopeptide repeat protein, with translation MSDEPVRKSDENREVPPPKDPGDLYVLGGMYFQGLTVPVDKEKAGVLYRMSADKGNEDAMVRLGIMLMTGDGIEQDYLEASKYFRMAADRGNNDAKYFLANLYSRGKGVDRNPVEAVKLCLESAANGCTGAMVEIARWYRDGTNYLDRDLAKCMYWLRKACDEKYAEALYEMGAMYAFGEGVTKDEENGRILLEYAAKYGDEDAEECLKALDEGRTERP, from the coding sequence ATGTCAGACGAACCCGTCCGGAAATCCGATGAAAACCGCGAAGTGCCTCCGCCCAAAGACCCCGGGGACCTCTATGTCCTGGGAGGGATGTATTTCCAAGGTCTCACCGTCCCGGTGGACAAGGAGAAGGCGGGAGTGCTCTACAGGATGTCCGCGGACAAGGGGAACGAAGACGCCATGGTGCGTCTCGGAATAATGCTGATGACCGGGGACGGCATCGAACAGGACTACCTGGAGGCTTCGAAATACTTCCGTATGGCGGCGGACAGGGGGAACAACGATGCCAAGTACTTCCTCGCCAACCTCTACTCCAGAGGAAAAGGTGTGGACCGCAACCCGGTGGAGGCCGTCAAACTCTGTCTCGAATCCGCGGCCAACGGCTGTACGGGGGCCATGGTCGAAATAGCCAGATGGTACCGTGACGGGACCAACTATCTGGACAGGGACCTTGCGAAATGCATGTATTGGCTTAGGAAGGCCTGCGACGAGAAGTATGCGGAGGCCCTCTACGAGATGGGCGCCATGTACGCATTCGGGGAAGGGGTCACCAAGGACGAGGAGAACGGCAGGATACTTCTGGAGTACGCCGCCAAATACGGCGACGAGGATGCCGAGGAATGCCTGAAGGCCTTGGACGAAGGAAGAACCGAAAGGCCCTGA
- the pdxT gene encoding pyridoxal 5'-phosphate synthase glutaminase subunit PdxT, which yields MVTVAILALQGAFIEHEHVLDRLGVDRFEIRQRSDLERPFDALIIPGGESTVIGKLLKDLGILSPLRDRIEKGLPVFGTCAGLIVLSKNVIGGVPSLATMDITVKRNAYGRQLGSFYTEDGFDGIGKIPMTFIRAPYIDSVGKDVEVLSEVDGRIVAARQGKQLVTAFHPELTEDLSVHRYFLEEVAGLRI from the coding sequence ATGGTTACGGTCGCCATCCTCGCCCTTCAGGGAGCGTTCATAGAGCATGAGCATGTACTGGACAGGCTGGGTGTCGACCGTTTCGAGATCAGGCAGAGGTCGGACCTCGAAAGACCCTTCGACGCCCTGATCATCCCCGGCGGGGAGAGTACGGTCATAGGCAAACTGCTGAAGGACCTCGGCATCCTCTCCCCGCTCCGCGACCGCATCGAGAAGGGACTGCCGGTCTTCGGGACTTGCGCAGGCCTCATCGTCCTCTCCAAGAACGTCATCGGAGGGGTGCCCAGCCTGGCCACCATGGACATAACCGTCAAAAGGAACGCCTACGGCAGACAGCTCGGCAGTTTCTACACCGAGGACGGATTCGACGGCATCGGGAAGATACCGATGACCTTCATACGTGCCCCGTACATCGATTCCGTGGGAAAGGATGTGGAGGTCCTCTCCGAGGTCGACGGAAGGATAGTCGCGGCGAGGCAGGGGAAGCAGTTGGTCACCGCCTTCCACCCTGAACTCACCGAGGACCTCTCGGTGCACAGGTATTTCCTGGAAGAGGTCGCAGGACTCAGGATCTGA
- the pdxS gene encoding pyridoxal 5'-phosphate synthase lyase subunit PdxS: protein MAKSRYELNKELAQMLKGGVIMDVTTPEQAKIAEEAGAAAVMALERIPADIRAAGGVSRMSDPKMIKGIQDAVSIPVMAKCRIGHFVEAQILEALEIDYIDESEVLTPADDIYHIDKTQFKVPFVCGARDLGEALRRISEGASMIRTKGEPGTGDVVQAVHHMRMMNAEIRKVQNMRADELYEEAKQLQVPVDLVKFVHESGKLPVVNFAAGGVATPADAALMMQLGAEGVFVGSGIFRSGDPAKRAKAIVQAVTNYTDSKLLAEVSTDLGQAMVGINAEEIKTIMAERGQ from the coding sequence ATGGCAAAGAGCAGATACGAACTCAACAAGGAACTTGCACAGATGCTCAAAGGCGGCGTCATCATGGATGTCACCACCCCGGAGCAGGCGAAGATTGCGGAGGAGGCCGGAGCGGCGGCCGTCATGGCCCTCGAAAGGATCCCCGCGGACATCCGTGCCGCAGGCGGGGTCTCCCGCATGAGCGACCCCAAGATGATCAAGGGGATCCAGGATGCCGTCTCCATCCCCGTCATGGCGAAATGCCGTATCGGACACTTCGTAGAGGCGCAGATCCTTGAGGCCCTCGAGATCGACTACATCGACGAGAGCGAGGTCCTCACCCCTGCCGACGACATATATCACATCGACAAGACCCAGTTCAAGGTCCCGTTCGTCTGCGGAGCGAGGGACCTCGGCGAAGCCCTCAGGAGGATATCTGAGGGAGCATCCATGATCAGGACCAAAGGAGAGCCCGGGACCGGAGACGTCGTCCAGGCCGTCCACCACATGAGGATGATGAACGCCGAGATCAGGAAGGTCCAGAACATGCGCGCCGACGAGCTCTACGAGGAGGCCAAGCAGCTGCAGGTCCCCGTGGACCTCGTGAAGTTCGTGCATGAGAGCGGGAAGCTCCCCGTCGTCAACTTCGCCGCCGGCGGAGTCGCGACCCCTGCCGACGCCGCACTCATGATGCAGCTCGGGGCCGAGGGAGTGTTCGTCGGATCCGGTATCTTCAGGTCCGGAGACCCCGCCAAACGCGCCAAGGCCATCGTCCAGGCGGTCACCAACTACACCGACTCTAAGCTCCTCGCCGAGGTCTCCACCGACCTCGGTCAGGCCATGGTCGGCATCAACGCCGAAGAGATCAAGACCATCATGGCGGAGAGGGGGCAGTAA
- a CDS encoding bile acid:sodium symporter family protein, with product MAMMNVLTDIRYWVAAAIVVAMLVGSLGEIVSDLVILVLMLQMIAAMHGLSFHRKDFKADAKPIFWSFVSCFGICTIITLLIGALFIPGNENLWYGWVMLAAVPSGVSVITLSLMMRGNRVMSVLALTVTYLIALGLTPLITTVFIGNAISPLEIFKYVLLFIAVPLLVNVPLKKVRINRNAKVVFINIMMFLLMVFSIGNNRDFIFGEPDVVALILLACVVRTFGVSLVMIHILKRRGADRDNSVVYMGFAVWKNSGLATTMCLVLLSGIPEASLPCVLSLLMESVWFAVMTGYIKKRWPPAKSIQEEVLTTG from the coding sequence ATGGCAATGATGAACGTTTTGACGGACATCAGATACTGGGTCGCGGCGGCCATCGTCGTGGCCATGTTGGTCGGATCCCTCGGAGAGATCGTGTCCGACCTCGTCATCCTCGTCCTCATGCTGCAGATGATCGCGGCCATGCACGGCCTTTCCTTCCATAGGAAGGATTTCAAAGCCGATGCAAAACCCATATTCTGGTCGTTCGTATCGTGTTTCGGCATATGCACGATCATCACCCTCCTGATAGGTGCCCTCTTCATCCCCGGCAACGAGAATCTATGGTACGGCTGGGTCATGCTCGCCGCAGTACCGTCGGGGGTATCGGTAATCACCCTGTCCCTCATGATGAGGGGCAACCGTGTGATGTCGGTCCTGGCACTTACAGTGACATATCTGATCGCCCTCGGTCTCACACCGCTTATAACCACCGTCTTCATCGGCAACGCCATAAGTCCGCTGGAGATATTCAAGTACGTACTCCTGTTCATCGCCGTCCCGCTCCTGGTGAACGTCCCTCTGAAGAAGGTGCGGATAAACAGGAATGCGAAGGTCGTGTTCATCAACATCATGATGTTCCTCCTGATGGTGTTCTCCATAGGCAACAACAGGGACTTCATATTCGGAGAACCGGATGTCGTGGCACTCATACTCCTGGCATGCGTGGTGAGGACGTTCGGCGTCAGCCTCGTGATGATCCATATCCTGAAAAGAAGGGGCGCCGACAGGGATAACTCCGTGGTCTACATGGGATTCGCCGTATGGAAGAACTCCGGACTGGCCACGACCATGTGCCTGGTCCTCCTCAGCGGCATTCCGGAGGCGTCCCTGCCCTGTGTCCTGTCCCTGCTCATGGAATCCGTGTGGTTCGCGGTGATGACCGGATACATCAAAAAACGCTGGCCTCCGGCGAAGAGCATACAGGAAGAGGTGCTTACGACCGGATAA
- a CDS encoding helicase C-terminal domain-containing protein translates to MRTFFCPQCGNMVMPGLTHCPECGYAFDGSAPIRKVKDKPLPIIKDASQMKAPYLPYEPRPSQLQIISDIRTALDQSRHIVIESGTGTGKTITSLAGALEHAKPRGKKVVYITRTISQSDQVMKELRAISTLKPVYGITLTGRNKSCPLLQARPDFESLSPSALSTLCSDRKAKSQQNRPGGCPFFEETQHNLETVEAYCKKNFPKSDELDVYCRNINVCPYEAKKALMKDFDVVVAPYIHIIDPDIRENFLSNLDTDEKGIVLIVDEAHNIMDAVREQESFSITTRLVMSALDEAGLFKKPEVCDGVTIDAFIRSVRAAMRDIGSKYLGFNEKEKVIPADSLENSVCTALNIDRMQLTAAINRTIELGEKREEAIADTDAPSSPVLEFGRLMEAWVKSPADRYVRAVRSNEDGEYLTASCIDPTDIVRFMNALPGAVHMSGTLQPLAQYARVMGLPSNSVPRTYPSPFPAENKLVVYAKDVTTNYNDLKANPSMWSKIERMTAQMCNAVDKNILVFLPSYRLMKDIRPYMEQSVDKPLYWEESGRQRNTMRSLEAFRRGRNGVFFCVMGGSVAEGMDFPGEELCFAIIIGMPYPPPTIEMKAMKDMFDARYGSGMGWKYTSEIPAVRKIRQAIGRLIRTETDRGMAVILDNRASRNARQLEAVPSDDPVSDAVRFFSKK, encoded by the coding sequence ATGCGCACCTTCTTCTGTCCGCAATGCGGGAACATGGTCATGCCGGGACTTACGCACTGCCCCGAGTGCGGATACGCGTTCGACGGCAGCGCACCCATCAGGAAGGTGAAGGATAAACCCCTGCCCATCATAAAGGACGCCTCCCAGATGAAGGCCCCGTACCTCCCGTACGAGCCGAGACCGTCCCAGCTGCAGATCATATCGGACATACGCACGGCATTGGACCAGTCGAGACACATAGTCATAGAGTCCGGGACCGGGACAGGGAAGACCATCACGTCCCTCGCAGGCGCCCTGGAACATGCCAAACCCCGCGGGAAGAAGGTCGTCTACATCACCAGGACGATATCCCAATCGGACCAGGTTATGAAGGAGCTCCGCGCCATATCCACCTTGAAACCCGTGTATGGGATCACCCTCACCGGAAGGAACAAGTCGTGCCCCCTCCTGCAGGCGAGACCGGACTTCGAATCCCTCTCCCCGAGCGCCCTCTCCACCCTGTGCTCGGACAGGAAGGCGAAGAGCCAGCAGAACAGACCGGGAGGATGCCCCTTCTTCGAGGAGACCCAGCACAACCTGGAGACGGTGGAGGCCTACTGCAAGAAGAACTTCCCCAAATCGGACGAGCTGGACGTCTACTGCAGGAACATCAACGTGTGCCCCTATGAGGCCAAGAAGGCGCTGATGAAGGACTTCGACGTGGTGGTGGCACCGTACATCCACATAATCGACCCCGACATCCGCGAGAACTTCCTTTCCAATCTGGACACCGACGAGAAAGGGATAGTCCTGATAGTGGACGAGGCACACAACATAATGGACGCGGTCCGCGAGCAGGAAAGTTTCTCCATAACCACCCGTCTCGTCATGTCCGCCCTCGACGAGGCCGGACTGTTCAAGAAGCCGGAGGTCTGCGACGGAGTCACCATCGATGCGTTCATCCGGTCCGTCAGGGCGGCCATGAGGGACATAGGGTCCAAGTATCTCGGGTTCAACGAGAAGGAGAAGGTCATACCCGCCGATTCCCTCGAGAACAGCGTGTGCACCGCATTGAACATCGACCGCATGCAGCTGACGGCGGCGATAAACAGGACCATCGAGCTGGGGGAGAAGAGGGAGGAGGCCATCGCCGACACCGATGCGCCGTCGTCCCCCGTCCTGGAGTTCGGAAGGCTCATGGAGGCATGGGTCAAGAGTCCGGCCGACCGCTACGTCAGGGCCGTCAGGTCCAACGAGGACGGCGAGTACCTCACCGCCTCCTGCATAGACCCTACCGACATAGTGAGGTTCATGAATGCGCTCCCGGGCGCGGTCCACATGTCGGGGACACTGCAGCCTCTGGCACAGTATGCCCGCGTGATGGGGCTGCCGTCCAATTCCGTACCGCGCACCTATCCCTCCCCCTTCCCGGCGGAGAACAAGCTGGTCGTCTACGCCAAGGACGTGACCACCAACTACAACGACCTGAAGGCGAACCCGTCCATGTGGAGCAAGATCGAGCGCATGACGGCGCAGATGTGCAACGCCGTGGACAAGAACATCCTCGTCTTCCTCCCGTCCTACCGTCTGATGAAGGACATCCGCCCGTACATGGAACAGTCCGTGGACAAACCCCTGTACTGGGAGGAGTCCGGCCGCCAGAGGAACACCATGAGGTCCCTCGAGGCGTTCAGGAGAGGAAGGAACGGGGTGTTCTTCTGCGTCATGGGGGGATCGGTGGCCGAGGGAATGGACTTCCCGGGGGAGGAGCTGTGCTTCGCCATCATCATAGGGATGCCCTATCCCCCGCCCACCATCGAGATGAAGGCCATGAAGGACATGTTCGACGCCCGTTACGGGTCCGGCATGGGGTGGAAATACACCAGCGAGATCCCCGCCGTCAGGAAGATAAGGCAGGCCATAGGCCGTCTCATCAGGACGGAGACCGACCGCGGGATGGCCGTCATATTGGACAACCGGGCATCCAGGAACGCAAGGCAGCTGGAGGCCGTACCCTCCGACGACCCGGTATCCGATGCGGTAAGGTTCTTCTCCAAAAAATGA
- a CDS encoding pyridoxamine kinase has protein sequence MQQKRVLAIHDISCVGKCSLTVALPIISAAGLECSGMPTAVLSTHTGGFTGFTYRDLTGDLVPITEHWKSLDIRFDGIYTGFLGSFEQIDIVSNIIDEVGKDAMVFVDPVMADNGELYKVFPEDFPRGMRGLCSKADLILPNMTEAALMLGEEYRDGPYSKEYVEGILKRLSALGPGKVVLTGVFFDSEKVGAAAYDAVTGEMTYSFSERVPGYYHGTGDIFSSVVVSCIMDGLPLSKATDIAVDFTYRSIRRTYEAGTDVRFGVNFEAGIPKLLKDMGKGCE, from the coding sequence ATGCAGCAGAAGCGCGTTCTCGCGATCCACGACATATCGTGCGTCGGGAAATGCTCGTTGACGGTCGCCCTCCCTATAATCTCCGCCGCAGGTCTGGAATGCTCCGGCATGCCTACCGCGGTGCTTTCCACCCATACCGGGGGGTTTACCGGGTTCACCTACAGGGACCTCACCGGGGACCTCGTCCCGATAACGGAGCACTGGAAGTCCCTGGACATAAGGTTCGACGGGATATACACCGGATTCCTGGGATCGTTCGAGCAGATCGATATAGTATCCAACATAATCGACGAGGTCGGGAAGGACGCCATGGTCTTCGTGGACCCCGTCATGGCCGACAACGGGGAGCTCTACAAGGTATTCCCCGAGGACTTCCCCCGGGGGATGAGGGGACTCTGCTCCAAGGCGGACCTGATACTCCCCAACATGACGGAGGCCGCGCTGATGCTCGGGGAGGAATACAGGGACGGCCCGTATTCCAAGGAGTACGTGGAAGGGATACTGAAAAGACTGTCCGCACTCGGACCGGGGAAGGTCGTCCTCACCGGCGTGTTCTTCGATTCGGAGAAGGTCGGGGCCGCCGCATACGATGCGGTCACCGGGGAGATGACATATTCGTTCAGCGAGAGGGTCCCGGGATACTATCACGGTACGGGGGACATCTTCAGTTCCGTGGTCGTCTCCTGCATAATGGACGGTCTGCCGCTCTCCAAGGCGACGGACATAGCGGTCGATTTCACATACAGGAGCATAAGGAGGACCTATGAGGCCGGGACCGACGTGAGGTTCGGTGTCAATTTCGAGGCGGGGATCCCGAAACTCCTGAAGGACATGGGAAAGGGATGCGAATGA
- a CDS encoding N-acetyltransferase, with the protein MDELIAYGRKNGDRIAYTDVNAINTDALERYGRMGFREVSRKEKDAGEGHVFTEVELTRVM; encoded by the coding sequence GTGGACGAACTCATCGCCTACGGGAGGAAGAACGGGGACAGGATAGCATACACGGACGTCAACGCCATCAACACGGATGCGCTCGAACGCTACGGGAGGATGGGCTTCAGAGAGGTATCCCGCAAGGAGAAGGACGCGGGGGAAGGCCACGTCTTCACCGAAGTGGAATTGACCCGGGTCATGTGA
- the dapB gene encoding 4-hydroxy-tetrahydrodipicolinate reductase, whose protein sequence is MTEVRAALVGACGRMGTMIVRHLMATEGITVSAAFDIVNIGKDIGEVAGIGKIDVPVSDSKDLASVLKESKTDVLIDFTIAAATAVNAPAAAAAGVNLIIGTTGLSAEQKTAITDAVIKNNVAAVISSNYSIGVGVFFKLVRDAARYLGNDYDVEIIEAHHNQKKDAPSGTAMTAAEIISKELGGKEFVYGREGICPRGKEIGIHSIRGGDIVGDHTVMFIGNSERIELRHQAHSREVFVSGAVMAAKWVVSQKKGVVYDMADVLA, encoded by the coding sequence ATGACCGAGGTCAGGGCCGCCCTCGTAGGCGCCTGCGGAAGGATGGGGACCATGATCGTCCGCCATCTCATGGCCACCGAGGGCATCACCGTCTCCGCCGCCTTCGATATCGTCAACATCGGAAAGGACATCGGAGAAGTCGCGGGCATCGGGAAGATCGACGTCCCCGTCTCCGACTCCAAGGACCTCGCCTCCGTCCTGAAGGAATCCAAGACGGATGTCCTCATAGACTTCACCATCGCGGCCGCGACCGCCGTCAACGCCCCTGCCGCCGCAGCGGCCGGAGTCAACCTCATCATCGGGACCACCGGTCTGTCCGCCGAGCAGAAGACCGCCATCACCGACGCCGTCATAAAGAACAACGTGGCCGCCGTGATATCCTCCAACTACTCCATCGGGGTCGGAGTGTTCTTCAAACTCGTCAGGGATGCCGCCAGATACCTCGGCAACGATTACGACGTGGAGATCATAGAGGCCCATCACAACCAGAAGAAGGACGCCCCCAGCGGGACCGCCATGACCGCCGCCGAGATCATCAGCAAGGAACTGGGCGGAAAGGAGTTCGTCTACGGCCGCGAAGGCATCTGCCCCCGCGGGAAGGAGATCGGGATCCACTCCATCAGAGGAGGGGACATCGTCGGAGACCACACCGTGATGTTCATCGGCAACTCCGAGCGCATCGAGCTCCGCCATCAGGCCCACTCCAGGGAGGTCTTCGTCAGCGGCGCCGTCATGGCCGCCAAGTGGGTCGTCTCCCAGAAGAAGGGAGTCGTATACGACATGGCCGACGTCTTGGCCTGA
- a CDS encoding AAA family ATPase, whose protein sequence is MLRRKIYSELLKWKNEPFKEALVVKGARQVGKSFIIEQFIKENFEIHLTIDFVENPDLRHMFDGNLDVDTILTEISVRFPSGCRTSVKTTERVLGIRHL, encoded by the coding sequence ATGCTCAGAAGAAAGATCTATTCCGAGCTTCTGAAATGGAAAAATGAACCGTTCAAGGAGGCCCTAGTCGTCAAAGGGGCAAGACAGGTCGGTAAGTCTTTCATAATAGAGCAATTCATCAAAGAGAATTTCGAAATACATCTGACCATAGACTTCGTCGAAAATCCGGATCTCCGTCACATGTTCGACGGAAATCTGGACGTAGATACGATATTGACAGAGATATCGGTCCGTTTTCCATCCGGATGTCGTACATCTGTGAAAACAACAGAGCGGGTCCTGGGTATCCGTCACCTATAG
- a CDS encoding GNAT family N-acetyltransferase has product MSYICENNRAGPGYPSPIDYKYCVAIAVDIMADIQLIGKDGARELHEFAHPIWREVFGPMITGGPDEAEYIFESWQSAESIEEAMDDGFLYGYLLDGGRRAGYFALRLEGEKLFLSKCYLVGDERGKGLGSELIRWMLDYGKMHGCTSAYLHVNTRNTKAIEAYERNGFVKVYHEIEDQGDGFATNDFVMSRRI; this is encoded by the coding sequence ATGTCGTACATCTGTGAAAACAACAGAGCGGGTCCTGGGTATCCGTCACCTATAGACTACAAGTACTGCGTCGCCATAGCCGTGGACATTATGGCCGATATCCAGCTGATCGGGAAGGACGGAGCACGGGAACTGCACGAGTTCGCCCACCCCATATGGAGGGAGGTGTTCGGGCCGATGATAACCGGCGGTCCCGACGAGGCGGAGTACATCTTCGAATCCTGGCAGTCGGCGGAGAGCATAGAGGAGGCCATGGATGACGGGTTCCTGTACGGGTACCTCTTGGACGGCGGACGGAGGGCCGGTTATTTCGCACTCCGCCTGGAAGGTGAGAAACTCTTCCTGAGCAAATGCTATCTCGTCGGAGACGAACGCGGAAAAGGACTCGGCTCCGAACTGATCCGCTGGATGCTGGATTACGGGAAGATGCACGGGTGCACATCTGCCTACCTCCATGTGAACACGAGGAACACCAAGGCCATCGAGGCCTACGAGAGGAACGGCTTCGTCAAGGTCTATCACGAGATCGAGGACCAGGGGGACGGATTCGCCACCAACGACTTCGTCATGTCCCGGAGGATATGA
- a CDS encoding YgiQ family radical SAM protein — protein sequence MFIPTTAEEVRERGWDALDVIIVSGDTYIDSSYNGAAVIGHWLIDNGFRTGIICQPNVSDGSDITRLGVPRLFWSVTAGCVDSMVANYTPTGKFRKDDDFTPGGVNNRRPDRACIVYSNLIRRFAKGRPIVLGGIEASLRRTVHYDAWSDSLRRSIVFDAKADAVTYGMAELSNLQLAQCMRDGKDWHSVKGICYIGKEVPDGYSEMPSYEECVADKGMFSKAFRMFYENCDPTTASGLVQRHGDRYLVQNPPQRNLTPAELDRVHLLDYEDAVHPFYAEEGAVKAMDTIKNSITTHRGCYGECSFCAIAVHQGRTVVSRSADSIVEEAERIASRPGFNGIIYDVGGPTANMYGIECRKKMEKGACRDRKCLYPRPCPSLRIDHSAQIALLDRIKAIPGVRKVFVTSGIRHDMVVFDEDHGQEYVDCIVKDHVSGQLKIAPEHISDEVLALMGKPGPNVLLDFKDMFDGSNRRHGKQQFLTYYFMAAHPGCGNRAMEELREFVHTELRTNPEQVQIFTPTPSTVSSLMYYTRRDYADRRNVWSEHIPKLKQVQKDIVVKGTPVRRGSAASRSAKR from the coding sequence ATGTTCATACCGACCACGGCCGAGGAGGTGAGGGAGAGGGGATGGGACGCCCTCGACGTCATCATCGTCTCGGGGGACACCTACATAGACTCGTCGTACAACGGTGCGGCCGTCATCGGTCATTGGCTCATAGACAACGGGTTTCGCACGGGGATCATATGCCAGCCCAATGTCTCCGACGGCTCCGACATAACCCGCCTCGGCGTCCCTCGGCTCTTCTGGTCGGTCACCGCGGGCTGCGTCGACTCCATGGTGGCCAACTACACGCCTACCGGCAAGTTCCGCAAGGACGACGACTTCACTCCGGGAGGTGTCAACAACAGACGTCCCGACCGCGCCTGCATCGTATATTCCAATCTGATCAGGAGGTTCGCCAAAGGCAGACCCATAGTCCTCGGCGGCATCGAGGCGAGTCTTAGGAGGACGGTCCATTACGACGCATGGTCCGACTCCCTGCGCAGGAGCATAGTCTTCGACGCCAAGGCCGATGCCGTTACCTATGGCATGGCGGAGCTGTCCAACCTCCAACTGGCCCAATGCATGAGGGACGGGAAGGACTGGCATTCGGTAAAGGGCATATGCTATATCGGGAAGGAGGTCCCGGACGGATATTCCGAGATGCCGTCGTATGAGGAATGCGTCGCGGATAAAGGCATGTTCTCCAAGGCTTTCAGGATGTTCTACGAGAACTGCGACCCGACGACCGCATCCGGTCTGGTCCAGAGGCACGGAGACAGATATCTTGTCCAGAATCCTCCCCAGAGGAACCTGACCCCCGCCGAGCTGGATCGGGTCCATCTCCTGGACTACGAGGATGCGGTCCATCCGTTCTATGCGGAGGAAGGTGCCGTGAAGGCCATGGACACCATAAAGAACTCCATAACCACCCATCGCGGATGCTATGGGGAATGCTCCTTCTGCGCCATAGCCGTCCATCAGGGGAGGACCGTCGTCTCCCGTAGCGCGGATTCCATCGTGGAGGAGGCGGAGCGGATCGCCTCCCGCCCCGGATTCAACGGGATCATCTACGACGTCGGCGGACCTACCGCCAACATGTACGGCATCGAATGCAGGAAAAAGATGGAGAAGGGTGCTTGCAGAGACCGGAAATGCCTCTATCCGAGACCGTGCCCCTCCCTGAGGATAGACCATTCGGCACAGATCGCCCTTCTGGATCGCATAAAGGCCATTCCGGGGGTCAGGAAGGTGTTCGTGACCTCGGGGATACGCCACGACATGGTCGTGTTCGACGAGGACCACGGACAGGAATATGTGGATTGTATCGTGAAGGACCATGTCTCAGGACAGCTGAAGATCGCTCCCGAGCATATCTCCGACGAGGTCCTCGCCCTCATGGGGAAACCGGGACCAAACGTCCTGCTGGATTTCAAGGACATGTTCGACGGATCTAATCGGAGACACGGTAAACAGCAGTTCCTGACATATTACTTCATGGCGGCCCATCCGGGGTGCGGGAACCGGGCCATGGAAGAGCTTCGCGAATTCGTCCATACGGAACTGAGGACCAACCCGGAGCAGGTGCAGATATTCACACCGACCCCTTCCACCGTATCCTCCCTCATGTATTACACAAGAAGGGACTACGCCGACAGACGGAACGTCTGGTCGGAACACATCCCCAAGCTCAAACAGGTGCAGAAGGACATCGTGGTGAAAGGGACTCCCGTACGGAGGGGGAGTGCCGCCTCACGGTCTGCGAAGAGATGA